In Armatimonadota bacterium, the following are encoded in one genomic region:
- a CDS encoding GntR family transcriptional regulator yields MRDDVTVRYRTATEHAFITLKRWITAGVLAPGASIDQAELSQRLGMSRVPVRTALERLASEGLVALTPRRGAVVMPLSLQEMSDLYVVRCHLEGLATELAADRLTEADVEALARILAQTEEEVRRGDLEAFLASNRAFHMRIYAASGNAVLIRVIGGLWDLSERYRRAYLQLPARAEESTAEHRHIFDLLRARRGVEAAAFMREHNAKTMRVLAEYYGREGGGA; encoded by the coding sequence GCGCGACGACGTGACCGTTCGCTACCGCACCGCCACCGAGCACGCCTTCATCACCCTGAAGCGGTGGATCACCGCCGGGGTGCTGGCGCCCGGGGCGAGCATCGATCAGGCGGAGCTGAGCCAGCGCCTGGGGATGAGCCGGGTGCCGGTGCGCACGGCGCTGGAGCGCTTGGCCAGCGAGGGGCTCGTGGCGCTGACGCCGCGCCGAGGTGCCGTGGTGATGCCGCTCTCCCTGCAGGAGATGTCCGACCTGTACGTCGTGCGCTGCCACCTGGAAGGCCTGGCCACGGAGCTGGCCGCCGACCGGCTCACCGAGGCGGACGTCGAGGCCCTGGCGCGCATCCTCGCCCAGACCGAGGAGGAGGTCCGGCGGGGCGACCTGGAGGCCTTCCTGGCCAGCAACCGGGCGTTCCACATGCGCATCTACGCCGCCAGCGGGAACGCCGTGCTGATCCGCGTGATCGGCGGGCTGTGGGACCTCAGCGAGCGCTACCGCCGGGCCTACCTGCAGCTCCCCGCGCGCGCGGAGGAGTCCACCGCCGAGCACCGCCACATCTTCGACCTCCTCCGGGCGCGCCGCGGGGTGGAGGCGGCGGCCTTCATGCGCGAGCACAACGCCAAGACCATGCGGGTGCTGGCCGAGTACTACGGGCGGGAGGGCGGGGGGGCATGA
- a CDS encoding ABC transporter substrate-binding protein, which produces MQRTWRRLLGLALAAALVVGSVAVAPTAAAPTRVKQAGFKVVDLAVPFLAQARGAFARHGLAWEYVEIDSGKLGVSALLSGNVQFVDLALDDVVALQREGRDPILVYSMVNALTMDLVVRNDVLARLGVTPRSPLEARLKALRGLTFGITRPGAVTQLFPQYLLRKAGYDPEKDATFVQVGPGQALVAAMKSRRIDAFMLSAPAPYLLERDGVGTVLIKNSAGDGPPEFADFAFESIAVLRGWAERHRPVVTAYIRALNETYTWMVANRAAALRVLQPFFPDTDAATLRLSFEALIPAIKPGGRLSERAVRNQAQVLVAIGALDAMPATREGVLWTNRYHR; this is translated from the coding sequence GTGCAGAGGACGTGGAGGAGGTTGCTCGGGCTCGCCCTGGCGGCCGCGCTGGTGGTGGGGTCCGTCGCCGTCGCTCCGACGGCGGCCGCGCCGACGCGGGTGAAGCAGGCCGGGTTCAAGGTGGTGGACCTGGCCGTCCCCTTCCTGGCCCAGGCCCGCGGCGCCTTCGCCCGCCACGGGCTGGCCTGGGAGTACGTCGAGATCGACAGCGGGAAGCTCGGCGTCTCGGCGTTGCTCAGCGGCAACGTCCAGTTCGTCGACCTGGCCCTGGACGACGTCGTCGCCCTCCAGCGGGAGGGCCGCGACCCGATTCTCGTCTACTCCATGGTCAACGCCCTGACCATGGACCTGGTGGTCCGGAACGACGTGCTGGCGCGGCTCGGCGTCACGCCCCGCTCCCCGCTGGAGGCCCGCTTGAAGGCCCTGCGCGGCCTCACCTTCGGCATCACCCGGCCGGGGGCGGTGACGCAGCTCTTCCCCCAGTACCTGTTGCGCAAGGCCGGCTACGACCCGGAGAAGGACGCCACCTTCGTCCAGGTCGGCCCGGGGCAGGCCCTGGTCGCGGCGATGAAGAGCCGGCGCATCGACGCCTTCATGCTCTCGGCTCCGGCACCCTACCTGCTCGAGCGGGACGGGGTGGGGACGGTCCTCATCAAGAACTCCGCCGGGGACGGCCCGCCGGAGTTCGCCGACTTCGCCTTCGAGTCGATCGCTGTGCTGCGGGGGTGGGCGGAGCGCCACCGCCCGGTGGTCACCGCCTACATCCGGGCCCTGAACGAGACCTACACCTGGATGGTGGCCAACCGCGCCGCCGCCCTGCGGGTACTCCAGCCCTTCTTCCCCGACACCGACGCGGCCACGCTGCGGCTCTCCTTCGAGGCGCTCATCCCGGCCATCAAGCCGGGCGGGCGCCTCTCGGAGCGGGCCGTCCGTAACCAGGCGCAGGTGCTGGTGGCGATCGGCGCACTGGACGCCATGCCCGCCACGCGCGAAGGGGTGCTGTGGACCAATCGCTACCACCGGTAG
- a CDS encoding ABC transporter permease subunit, translating to MTGPSREAALTVRVLSQQEAGERLRRAGLLAGRALLVGAALLAWSAASGTVVDAQFVSDPLSVARALAALAASGRLWPNLGQTVAEVLIGYLLGGGLGVAVALLVGVVPTAQRVLRPFLLAFYAIPKIALAPLIVMWFGLGLAPKVLLAAIFVFFVVFMNVVTGIFSVSPHLVATLRVMGASRTTLLWKVTLPSTIPYLTSGLRIGIPEAMIGAVIGEFMAATRGLGYLVNAAAAQFNTTVTLAAIAALVGVVVLMDGVLTLAEARLLRWRPRAVLAGRA from the coding sequence ATGACCGGACCGTCGCGCGAGGCGGCCCTGACCGTGCGCGTCCTGTCGCAGCAGGAGGCCGGCGAGCGGCTGCGGCGGGCGGGGCTGCTGGCCGGGCGGGCGCTGCTCGTGGGGGCGGCGCTGCTGGCCTGGAGCGCCGCCTCGGGGACGGTGGTAGACGCCCAGTTCGTCAGCGACCCGCTCTCGGTCGCCCGCGCCCTCGCCGCACTGGCCGCGTCCGGGCGGCTGTGGCCGAACCTGGGCCAGACCGTGGCGGAGGTCCTCATCGGCTACCTCCTTGGCGGGGGGCTCGGGGTGGCGGTGGCCCTACTGGTGGGGGTCGTCCCCACCGCGCAGCGCGTCCTGCGCCCCTTCCTCCTGGCGTTCTACGCCATCCCGAAGATCGCGCTCGCCCCGCTGATCGTCATGTGGTTCGGGCTGGGCCTCGCCCCCAAGGTGCTGCTGGCGGCGATCTTCGTCTTCTTCGTGGTCTTCATGAACGTCGTCACCGGGATCTTCAGCGTGAGCCCCCACCTGGTGGCCACGCTGCGCGTCATGGGCGCCTCGCGCACGACGCTGCTCTGGAAGGTGACGCTGCCGAGCACGATCCCCTACCTGACCTCGGGGCTGCGCATCGGCATCCCGGAGGCGATGATCGGCGCGGTCATCGGGGAGTTCATGGCGGCCACGCGCGGGTTGGGCTACCTGGTCAACGCCGCGGCCGCGCAGTTCAACACGACGGTGACGCTGGCGGCCATCGCCGCGCTGGTCGGCGTCGTCGTCCTCATGGACGGGGTCCTGACCCTGGCGGAGGCGCGGCTGCTCCGGTGGCGCCCCCGGGCGGTGCTGGCCGGCCGGGCCTGA